One stretch of Chryseobacterium fluminis DNA includes these proteins:
- a CDS encoding glycosyltransferase family 2 protein — MNKISILIANYNNGRYFKECYDSIISQTWHSWEVIIVDDASTDNSIEIINEIINKDTRFKLYQNSSNKGCGYTKRKCAELATGEYYAYLDPDDALFPHALEWSVEELEDNDKIIATYSQLIFCDEHLNPKNIFNKIKQVHNNKYFFNCPIQISAFFVFKRSAYLKTEGINPELTTAVDQDLYLKLLEVGDALFIKEPLYKYRLHANGISQSTSKQKAKDSFSRVIYEAMKRRGIQEINKKPVPQTYTDAEEIYKLLEYQTGILYRLKTKATLFLTM, encoded by the coding sequence GTGAATAAAATATCCATCCTCATTGCCAATTATAACAACGGCAGATACTTCAAAGAATGTTATGATTCCATTATCAGCCAGACCTGGCACAGCTGGGAAGTGATCATTGTGGATGATGCTTCAACAGATAATTCCATAGAGATTATTAATGAAATCATTAATAAAGATACAAGGTTTAAACTATACCAAAATTCTTCAAATAAGGGGTGTGGGTATACAAAAAGAAAATGTGCCGAACTTGCCACAGGAGAATATTACGCTTATTTAGATCCTGACGATGCTCTCTTTCCACACGCTTTGGAATGGTCTGTGGAAGAACTGGAAGATAATGACAAAATAATAGCCACTTATTCGCAGCTGATATTTTGCGATGAACATCTGAATCCGAAAAACATCTTCAACAAAATAAAACAGGTTCATAACAATAAGTATTTCTTTAACTGCCCCATTCAGATTTCTGCTTTTTTTGTATTTAAAAGAAGTGCATATTTAAAAACGGAAGGAATTAATCCTGAGCTGACAACTGCTGTAGACCAGGATCTGTATCTTAAACTTCTGGAAGTGGGTGATGCTTTATTTATTAAGGAGCCCTTATACAAATATCGACTTCACGCTAACGGAATCTCCCAATCCACCTCTAAACAGAAAGCGAAGGATTCATTCTCCCGGGTGATTTACGAAGCCATGAAGAGAAGGGGAATTCAGGAAATAAACAAAAAACCGGTCCCTCAAACCTATACTGATGCCGAGGAGATTTATAAACTTCTGGAATACCAGACAGGAATATTGTACCGATTAAAAACTAAAGCAACGCTGTTTCTAACCATGTAA
- a CDS encoding fibronectin type III domain-containing protein, translating into MKKISTFLVLLLCLINFGVIPVVYGQAPATMPYTQDFSAANDFTFVNGTQTNKWAYGTFTGNPAGSIYVSSNNGVNNDYNVNTTSTVQAYRDIAIPAGVTMVNFSFDWKSGGEGTTTFWDYFKVWLVPSTFTPTAGTLITAGTGRIQVGGNFNLQNTWQNYINPTLNVSSFAGTNMRLVFEWRNDSSGGTQPAAAIDNINITVPSCIPPSAMAASAAGTNSATLSWTAPAPTPGNGYEYYLSTTNTAPTAATTGTPVAGTSATLGGLASLTTYYWWVRSSCGGTDKSIWLPGPSFTTTQVPATIPYTQDFTVGNDLELANGTQTNKWFRGTATGNPAQALYISNNNGVANVYTINSTSSVHAFRDIIIPAGTTDAALSFDWKGDGESSFDFIRVWLVPTSYLPTAGTQITAGAGRIQVGGNFNQQTAWQNYLNTTLNLSSFAGQTMRLVFEWKNDGSGGTQPPGAIDNISLTIPTCKVPSALAVSAIGTNTATLGWTAPTPAPASGYQYYLTTTNTPPTAATVGTAVPAGTSVVVSTLAPNTNYFWWVRSVCVGTDRSFWVAGPSFTTGQIPATIPYVQDFTTINDFSFTNGTQVNKWFYGAATGNTGKSIYISNDNGTTNAYTISSAISTVHAYRDVTVPAGTTIATLSFDWKADGESSFDYLKVWLVPVSFTPTSGTLITAGTGRIQLGTTYNQQGTWQTYLNPNLNISSFAGQTMRLVFEWRNDGSGGTQPPAAIDNVKILICNNATPTVTVSAVTHNSATVTWGQDLGGASYIVRYRPVGSGAAWQTVNVATAPYPTATNTTNLANLLPATLYEVEVAAVCNTTPGLYSHNEFTTKCDPTPPNVNATNITTTSALISWTPLAASSSYVMRYRVVGSGNAGWSADINLPAAPANTYLLSGLSVYTSYEVQIANKCDGSTTLNPWSNPKVFTTERTCDLPPPGLTITNLTTTTAVVVWDPFPGATYLIRYRKVGIPSWTTVAVNTNTYTITGLQELTQYEMMVANVCSGTPGTYTLPYVFTTPTVMYCQMSSNNSGDEFISKVSVKPNGRPEMTNTSGASTYTDYTGVPSKFIELVQGSTGNEITIEKSWVGTNNKEGIAVWIDFNRNGSFDIDERVMVSSPNTTTPVTGTFSVPTDAFISMTDYKYVVMRVAMQRDGIPVNCTSFDNGEVEDYTVRISKQPLSNTVNQDEITIYPNPVKTILNVKNISKRANYKIYNAAGQLVSNGIILNNKIDVHALTNGVYVIDIEDAEGTAQKKFIKE; encoded by the coding sequence ATGAAGAAAATTTCTACGTTTTTAGTACTTCTTCTGTGTTTGATTAACTTCGGGGTCATACCCGTGGTTTACGGTCAGGCACCTGCGACCATGCCTTATACGCAAGATTTTTCGGCAGCGAATGATTTTACGTTTGTAAATGGTACGCAGACCAACAAATGGGCTTACGGTACATTTACCGGAAACCCCGCAGGATCTATTTATGTGTCCAGCAACAATGGGGTGAACAATGACTATAATGTTAATACGACCAGCACTGTTCAGGCATACAGAGATATTGCCATTCCTGCAGGGGTTACCATGGTTAATTTCTCATTTGATTGGAAATCAGGAGGAGAGGGGACTACTACTTTTTGGGATTATTTTAAAGTGTGGCTGGTGCCTTCGACCTTTACACCCACTGCCGGTACTTTGATTACAGCCGGTACCGGGAGAATTCAGGTGGGCGGTAATTTTAATTTGCAAAATACCTGGCAAAATTATATCAATCCTACGTTAAATGTCAGCAGCTTTGCAGGCACCAATATGCGTTTGGTATTTGAGTGGAGAAACGATAGCTCAGGAGGAACACAGCCTGCTGCTGCTATTGATAATATCAATATAACGGTTCCTTCCTGTATTCCTCCTTCTGCGATGGCGGCATCTGCTGCTGGAACTAACTCGGCTACTTTAAGCTGGACAGCACCTGCACCGACACCTGGAAATGGATATGAGTATTATCTAAGTACAACCAATACAGCACCTACTGCTGCTACCACAGGAACACCGGTAGCAGGAACATCGGCAACACTCGGAGGTTTAGCATCACTTACCACGTATTACTGGTGGGTACGTTCTTCTTGCGGGGGAACAGATAAGAGTATCTGGTTGCCAGGACCAAGCTTTACCACGACTCAGGTTCCGGCTACGATACCTTACACTCAGGATTTTACGGTAGGGAACGATCTTGAGCTTGCCAATGGAACTCAGACCAACAAATGGTTCAGAGGAACAGCAACAGGCAATCCTGCTCAGGCACTTTATATTTCAAATAATAATGGAGTAGCGAATGTCTATACCATAAATTCAACCAGTAGTGTTCATGCATTCAGAGATATTATAATTCCTGCAGGGACTACTGATGCAGCGTTATCTTTTGACTGGAAGGGTGATGGTGAAAGTTCATTCGACTTTATCAGAGTCTGGCTGGTTCCAACAAGTTATTTGCCTACTGCAGGAACTCAGATTACGGCTGGTGCCGGAAGAATTCAGGTCGGAGGAAACTTTAATCAGCAGACTGCGTGGCAGAATTATCTGAATACGACTTTAAATCTAAGCAGTTTTGCAGGGCAGACCATGCGTCTTGTTTTCGAATGGAAAAATGACGGGTCGGGTGGTACACAGCCTCCTGGAGCTATTGATAATATCAGTCTGACCATACCCACCTGTAAGGTGCCTTCTGCTTTGGCTGTTTCTGCGATCGGTACGAATACTGCCACTTTAGGCTGGACAGCACCTACTCCTGCACCTGCAAGTGGGTATCAGTACTATCTTACTACCACTAATACCCCACCAACTGCTGCTACGGTAGGCACAGCGGTTCCAGCGGGGACATCTGTTGTGGTCTCTACCTTAGCGCCGAACACTAACTATTTCTGGTGGGTACGTTCCGTGTGTGTAGGTACAGACAGGAGTTTCTGGGTGGCAGGTCCTAGCTTTACAACCGGACAGATTCCGGCAACGATCCCGTATGTTCAGGATTTTACCACAATCAATGATTTTAGTTTTACAAACGGAACTCAGGTTAATAAATGGTTCTACGGTGCAGCCACCGGAAATACCGGAAAATCCATCTATATCTCTAATGATAACGGAACCACCAACGCTTACACAATTTCTTCGGCAATCAGTACGGTTCATGCTTACAGAGATGTAACGGTTCCTGCAGGAACTACGATTGCCACCTTATCTTTCGACTGGAAGGCAGATGGTGAATCCAGCTTTGATTATTTAAAAGTATGGTTGGTACCGGTTTCTTTTACCCCGACTTCCGGAACACTGATTACCGCAGGAACAGGGAGAATCCAGTTGGGAACTACTTATAATCAACAGGGTACCTGGCAAACTTATCTTAACCCGAATTTAAATATCAGCAGTTTTGCAGGACAGACCATGCGTCTCGTATTTGAATGGAGAAATGACGGATCCGGAGGAACTCAGCCGCCGGCCGCTATTGATAACGTAAAAATACTGATCTGTAACAATGCGACTCCTACTGTTACTGTGAGTGCTGTGACACATAATTCGGCTACGGTTACCTGGGGACAGGATCTGGGCGGCGCCTCTTATATTGTAAGATACAGACCTGTAGGCAGCGGAGCAGCGTGGCAGACTGTAAATGTAGCTACTGCTCCTTATCCTACGGCAACGAATACAACCAATCTGGCAAACCTTCTGCCGGCAACACTATATGAAGTTGAGGTAGCTGCAGTTTGTAATACAACTCCAGGTTTGTACTCTCATAATGAGTTTACAACGAAATGTGACCCTACACCTCCAAATGTTAATGCAACTAATATTACCACAACGTCTGCATTAATATCCTGGACTCCTCTTGCGGCGAGTTCATCATATGTAATGAGATACAGAGTCGTAGGAAGCGGCAATGCAGGATGGAGTGCAGATATCAACTTACCGGCTGCTCCGGCCAATACCTATCTTCTTAGCGGTTTAAGCGTCTATACTTCCTATGAAGTGCAGATTGCTAACAAGTGTGACGGATCTACTACGCTGAACCCATGGTCTAATCCAAAAGTATTTACCACCGAAAGAACGTGTGATCTTCCTCCTCCGGGATTAACGATTACCAACCTTACAACGACAACTGCTGTTGTGGTGTGGGATCCGTTCCCAGGAGCTACTTACCTGATCAGATACAGAAAAGTGGGGATTCCAAGCTGGACAACGGTAGCTGTTAATACCAATACCTATACAATTACCGGTTTGCAGGAGCTTACCCAATATGAAATGATGGTCGCGAATGTTTGTAGTGGTACACCGGGAACTTATACCTTACCTTATGTATTTACTACCCCGACAGTGATGTACTGCCAGATGTCTTCAAATAATTCGGGAGACGAGTTCATTTCGAAAGTTTCTGTGAAGCCAAATGGTAGACCGGAAATGACTAATACATCAGGTGCTTCCACCTATACCGATTATACTGGAGTTCCGTCTAAGTTCATTGAATTAGTCCAAGGTTCCACAGGTAATGAAATTACGATTGAAAAATCATGGGTGGGCACAAACAACAAAGAGGGAATTGCGGTATGGATTGATTTTAACAGAAACGGAAGCTTTGATATTGATGAAAGAGTTATGGTTTCATCGCCTAATACCACAACTCCGGTTACAGGAACATTCAGCGTGCCTACCGATGCATTCATCAGTATGACAGATTATAAATATGTTGTAATGAGAGTAGCCATGCAGAGAGACGGTATACCTGTAAACTGTACAAGTTTTGACAACGGAGAAGTTGAAGATTATACGGTAAGAATTTCTAAACAGCCACTGTCCAATACAGTTAACCAGGATGAGATAACGATTTATCCGAATCCGGTTAAAACAATTCTGAATGTTAAGAATATCAGTAAGAGAGCTAATTATAAGATCTACAATGCTGCAGGTCAATTGGTCTCTAACGGAATTATCTTAAATAATAAAATTGATGTACATGCACTGACGAATGGTGTCTATGTTATAGACATTGAAGATGCGGAAGGTACTGCACAGAAAAAATTTATCAAAGAATAA
- a CDS encoding YMGG-like glycine zipper-containing protein, whose amino-acid sequence MKNIVLTGLLSVFLMTACKKDDQVAEKSLEQQKMEFQMRQLDIEKQKLAIEKEKMAYEAQKKADSIVEAKKSKSEATANAKPQVIRETHTVYRDRPASSSNGTYANNGSSASQGTTQKKGMSKAAKGTIIGTVGGAAAGAIIAKKNRGLGAVIGGVVGGATGYTIGRSGDRKDGRVQPR is encoded by the coding sequence ATGAAAAATATTGTGTTAACAGGTCTTTTGTCAGTTTTTTTAATGACAGCCTGTAAAAAAGATGATCAGGTAGCAGAAAAATCACTGGAACAGCAAAAAATGGAATTCCAGATGAGACAACTTGATATAGAGAAACAGAAATTAGCCATTGAAAAGGAGAAAATGGCCTATGAAGCTCAGAAAAAAGCAGATAGCATCGTAGAAGCTAAAAAGTCAAAAAGTGAAGCTACTGCGAATGCCAAACCTCAGGTAATAAGAGAAACACATACAGTTTATAGAGACAGGCCGGCCTCAAGTTCCAACGGAACTTATGCAAACAATGGAAGCAGTGCCTCTCAGGGAACCACCCAGAAAAAGGGAATGAGCAAAGCGGCCAAAGGTACCATCATCGGTACAGTTGGCGGTGCTGCAGCCGGAGCTATTATTGCTAAGAAAAACAGAGGTCTGGGTGCTGTTATCGGTGGTGTTGTAGGTGGGGCTACAGGGTATACTATCGGTAGATCCGGAGACCGAAAAGATGGAAGAGTGCAGCCCAGATAA
- a CDS encoding LIC_10190 family membrane protein, with product MFLILVSAIFLIPALMGFGKITEYMFGSLFNGISAKIISGILGISIIWTLLSFFIPLNIYVEMLTLLAGFLYFFRKKLYSPFYSFSKNDSLLILISSAVILFSGSFYPYLLDHFGYYVPTLKWLTEFGLVKGISNLDLTLGQMSVWHIFQAGFSNFSDPSLRINSILLIVYIIYIIERKSWIQLCFIPVLLLFSQSPSPDLPVIVFSVMILNEMVCRNKNTTLLFLLSMFVWTIKPTMIWLPVLSFFYSVFILKSDVKCFIPGVFIILLFFIKNLWTFGYPVFPVAIGDFGLYWKPSPEVLKISSQYALQKTYDMQYSYAEIQKFSAWDYMRNWFSLDGIKSEINILLIISLLAFTVFTFIKKDRMTTFVWIGLFIKTVSVLVFSAQYRFFIDVFFVIFFVMFMHYFNRKKSVIVFSGLSFSFILLLSFPRLVQTYLPSFNPGNFMGTFKKSQLYRPSVYQSTHFTSFRVGNLQFNVSQKYPYNYKTPTPAISASYIFDYERAGTFPQLINKYDIKEGFIWKKLNIKEKKEVRSVTYSINHSYQ from the coding sequence ATGTTTTTAATTCTTGTTTCTGCTATTTTCCTTATTCCGGCACTCATGGGCTTTGGAAAGATAACGGAGTATATGTTCGGTTCATTATTTAATGGAATTTCTGCAAAAATAATTTCCGGAATTTTAGGAATCAGTATCATCTGGACCCTGCTTTCTTTTTTTATCCCTCTCAATATATATGTGGAAATGCTGACCCTTCTGGCAGGATTTTTATATTTTTTCAGGAAAAAATTATATTCCCCTTTTTACTCATTTTCAAAAAATGATTCTCTATTAATTCTAATTTCTTCTGCCGTTATCCTGTTTTCTGGATCATTTTATCCTTATTTGTTAGATCATTTCGGTTACTATGTGCCCACACTAAAATGGCTGACGGAATTTGGACTGGTTAAGGGAATTTCAAATCTGGACCTTACGCTCGGACAGATGTCGGTCTGGCATATTTTTCAGGCTGGATTTTCAAACTTTTCCGATCCTTCTTTAAGAATAAACAGTATTTTACTAATCGTTTATATTATTTATATTATTGAAAGAAAAAGCTGGATACAACTATGTTTTATTCCTGTCCTGCTGCTGTTCTCGCAGTCTCCCAGTCCTGATTTACCCGTTATTGTTTTCTCCGTGATGATTTTAAATGAAATGGTCTGCCGGAATAAAAACACCACGCTCCTGTTCTTACTTTCAATGTTTGTATGGACGATAAAACCTACCATGATCTGGCTGCCTGTGTTAAGTTTCTTCTATTCTGTCTTTATACTAAAATCAGATGTCAAATGTTTTATTCCGGGAGTGTTCATTATTTTATTATTCTTCATTAAAAATTTATGGACCTTCGGGTACCCTGTCTTCCCTGTAGCCATTGGAGATTTCGGACTCTACTGGAAACCCAGCCCTGAAGTCCTGAAGATATCCTCACAATACGCCCTTCAGAAGACCTATGATATGCAGTATTCATATGCTGAGATTCAGAAATTCTCTGCTTGGGATTATATGAGAAACTGGTTTTCTCTGGATGGCATCAAATCGGAAATCAATATATTATTAATCATAAGCCTGCTGGCGTTCACTGTTTTCACCTTTATTAAAAAAGACAGAATGACGACTTTTGTCTGGATCGGCTTATTCATAAAAACAGTTTCTGTACTTGTATTTTCAGCCCAGTACCGATTTTTTATCGATGTTTTTTTTGTCATCTTTTTTGTGATGTTTATGCATTACTTTAATCGAAAGAAATCCGTCATTGTATTTTCAGGCCTAAGTTTCTCTTTCATACTGCTTCTCTCCTTTCCCCGGCTCGTTCAAACTTATTTACCAAGCTTCAATCCGGGAAATTTCATGGGAACGTTTAAAAAAAGTCAGCTTTATCGGCCATCCGTGTATCAGTCCACTCATTTTACTTCTTTCAGGGTCGGAAATCTGCAGTTTAATGTTTCTCAAAAATACCCGTACAATTACAAAACCCCGACGCCTGCTATTTCGGCAAGTTATATTTTCGATTACGAAAGAGCCGGTACTTTTCCACAGCTGATTAACAAATACGATATCAAAGAAGGCTTTATCTGGAAAAAATTAAATATCAAAGAGAAAAAAGAAGTCCGGAGCGTTACTTATTCTATCAACCATTCGTATCAATAG
- the aroC gene encoding chorismate synthase has product MLNTLGNLLSLTTFGESHGLAYGGIINNFPAGLALDFDKVQYELDRRRPGQSAIVTQRKESDTVQFLSGIFEGKTTGTPIGFMIENENQKSKDYDHIANSYRPSHADFTYDQKYGLRDYRGGGKSSARETMNWVVAGALAKQLLSDIEINAYVSSVGDIFCEKPYQALDFSKTESNEVRCPDAETAEKMIERIKEIKKEGNTIGGTITCVIKNVPVGIGEPVFSKLQAELGKAMLNINAAKGFEYGSGFCGAKMTGKEHNDLFNEDFTTKSNLSGGIQGGISNGMDIYFRVAFKPVATILRPQESIDKDGNRAIVEGKGRHDPCVLPRAVPVVEGLAAFVLADLFLINKTRNIDNF; this is encoded by the coding sequence ATGTTAAATACTCTAGGTAATCTACTCAGTCTTACAACATTTGGAGAAAGCCACGGTCTGGCTTACGGTGGAATCATCAATAATTTCCCGGCAGGTTTAGCGCTTGATTTTGATAAAGTTCAATATGAGCTGGATCGGAGAAGGCCAGGTCAGTCGGCCATCGTTACCCAAAGAAAAGAAAGTGATACGGTACAGTTTCTTTCAGGAATTTTTGAAGGAAAAACTACCGGAACTCCCATTGGTTTTATGATCGAAAATGAGAATCAGAAATCAAAGGATTATGATCACATCGCCAATTCTTATCGTCCGAGTCACGCAGATTTTACCTACGATCAAAAATATGGTCTGAGAGATTATCGCGGGGGAGGAAAATCGTCTGCCAGGGAAACCATGAACTGGGTGGTAGCCGGAGCGTTAGCCAAACAGCTGTTGTCTGATATCGAAATCAATGCTTACGTTTCATCTGTAGGTGACATCTTCTGTGAAAAACCTTACCAGGCTCTGGATTTCTCGAAAACGGAAAGCAATGAAGTCCGCTGTCCTGATGCGGAAACGGCTGAAAAGATGATCGAAAGAATAAAAGAGATTAAAAAAGAAGGCAACACCATTGGCGGAACCATTACCTGTGTGATTAAAAATGTTCCTGTGGGCATTGGAGAACCTGTTTTTTCAAAACTTCAGGCGGAATTAGGTAAGGCCATGCTGAACATCAATGCGGCAAAAGGCTTTGAATACGGGAGTGGATTCTGCGGAGCCAAAATGACCGGCAAGGAGCATAATGATCTTTTTAATGAAGATTTTACGACAAAATCGAATCTGTCAGGAGGAATTCAGGGAGGAATTTCCAACGGAATGGATATTTATTTCCGTGTGGCATTTAAACCTGTAGCGACTATTCTGCGACCTCAGGAAAGCATTGATAAGGATGGGAATCGTGCGATCGTAGAGGGAAAAGGGCGTCACGATCCATGTGTTCTTCCGAGAGCAGTGCCGGTAGTGGAAGGCCTGGCTGCTTTTGTTTTAGCTGACTTGTTTCTGATCAACAAAACAAGAAATATCGATAATTTTTAA
- a CDS encoding thioredoxin family protein, which translates to MKNYWDQGISFEEYIRIGSERLQNPSNQQEIDYRPYYQLGLQRMERTLKKYIPDEEQLAELASKNFDGKILIISEVWCGDASAMVPAVVKFFKGRNEVKIFLRDSDKSLISQFLTNGTESIPKVIILDKDLHVKNSWGPRPKFGRELLLRYKADPEKYTKDQFYNDLQLYYAKNRGKDAVQEILELL; encoded by the coding sequence ATGAAAAATTACTGGGATCAGGGGATTTCTTTCGAAGAATACATCCGGATAGGATCAGAAAGACTGCAGAACCCTTCCAACCAACAGGAAATCGACTACAGACCCTATTACCAATTGGGCCTTCAGAGAATGGAAAGAACTCTTAAGAAATACATTCCGGATGAAGAGCAGTTAGCAGAACTGGCCTCAAAGAATTTTGATGGAAAAATTTTAATAATCTCTGAAGTATGGTGTGGTGATGCAAGTGCTATGGTACCTGCTGTGGTTAAATTTTTCAAAGGGAGAAATGAAGTGAAAATTTTCCTGAGAGACAGCGATAAAAGTTTAATCAGTCAGTTCCTGACCAACGGGACAGAATCTATTCCTAAAGTCATTATTCTGGATAAAGATCTCCATGTCAAAAATTCCTGGGGTCCACGTCCGAAATTTGGAAGAGAATTGTTATTAAGATATAAAGCTGATCCTGAAAAGTACACAAAAGATCAATTCTACAACGATCTGCAATTGTACTATGCTAAAAACAGAGGAAAAGATGCTGTTCAGGAAATATTGGAATTGCTGTAA
- a CDS encoding TlpA family protein disulfide reductase, which yields MKKNIVYFVLIIIIGVIAFVPGVKDKLKDMFFPIATIENAVHISDEDYDVELKGINAPNTNLKNFRDKAIFLNFWGTWCPPCRKEWPSIQELYDTRKDHVDFVLIAMNDQEDAVRKFLKENNYSVPVYIAQSPISEKILPKVFPTTFLLDKNGRILIKEDASRDWNTESTHQFIDNIIK from the coding sequence ATGAAAAAAAATATAGTTTATTTTGTACTGATCATCATCATTGGAGTGATCGCCTTCGTTCCCGGAGTGAAGGATAAGCTGAAGGATATGTTTTTTCCGATTGCCACAATTGAAAATGCAGTTCATATCAGTGATGAAGACTACGATGTCGAGCTAAAAGGGATTAATGCGCCGAATACCAATCTTAAAAATTTCAGGGATAAAGCGATCTTTCTTAACTTCTGGGGAACCTGGTGTCCTCCATGCAGAAAAGAATGGCCATCCATCCAGGAATTATATGATACCCGAAAAGATCATGTGGATTTTGTACTGATCGCCATGAATGATCAGGAAGATGCGGTGAGAAAGTTTTTAAAAGAAAATAACTACTCCGTTCCGGTTTATATTGCGCAGAGCCCGATCTCCGAAAAGATCCTTCCAAAGGTCTTTCCCACTACGTTTCTGCTGGATAAAAACGGAAGAATTCTTATTAAGGAAGATGCCTCAAGAGACTGGAATACAGAATCTACCCATCAGTTCATCGATAATATTATTAAGTAA
- a CDS encoding YkvA family protein yields the protein MKYSKLNLAKQAINHKGFVRKIPDIFRMVKMWRKGDYPMRSIDIILPMLGLLYVISPIDLLPEVAVPVLGVLDDLAVLSLIIPKLIKEVDKFLLWEAERKYSSGDSKVIDARIIK from the coding sequence ATGAAATATTCAAAACTAAATTTAGCTAAGCAGGCGATCAACCATAAAGGTTTTGTGAGAAAGATTCCTGATATCTTCAGAATGGTAAAAATGTGGCGAAAGGGAGACTACCCTATGAGGTCAATTGATATTATTCTGCCAATGTTAGGACTTTTGTATGTGATCTCCCCGATCGATTTACTTCCTGAGGTCGCTGTACCGGTACTGGGCGTTCTGGATGACCTTGCCGTTTTATCACTGATCATCCCGAAACTTATTAAAGAAGTTGATAAATTTTTGCTTTGGGAAGCGGAACGCAAATACAGTTCCGGAGATTCTAAAGTAATTGATGCGCGCATCATAAAATAG
- the pyrF gene encoding orotidine-5'-phosphate decarboxylase, giving the protein MESKKEFFLECYKLGIIKFGRFTLKSGIESPFYVDLRPLASDPKILKNLANYLLEMLPLDNFDLICGVPYAALPMATAMSLESYIPLIIKRKEAKNYGTKKLIEGIYQKGQNCLLVEDVITSGKSLIETIAEVEQEDLKVADIVVVLDREQGGKELLESKGYRVHTLFNISEVCTILQETGELSDEEVKRIQDFLQGNHIQFEEKLRSSYEKKLESAQHSVSKKLLETALAKKSNLIASADVTTTHELLALAEKVGPHVIALKTHIDIISDFDYEKTIKPLKALAEKHQFLLMEDRKFADIGNTQELQFTSGVFKITDWADFVTSQVIGGFESLDCFRNVGVVAIIGMSSKGTLTTNSYREEALKIALSHPNVIGGVSQNAIPEDLLLFTPGVNLADSGDGKGQQYNTPEHVFKTLHTDFIIVGRGIYKSDNPEQAATTYKNEGWNAYLNSLDKK; this is encoded by the coding sequence ATGGAAAGTAAAAAAGAATTCTTTTTAGAGTGTTATAAACTCGGCATCATTAAATTCGGGAGATTTACATTAAAAAGCGGGATTGAAAGTCCTTTTTATGTAGACTTACGACCTCTTGCTTCAGATCCTAAAATTTTAAAAAATCTGGCTAATTACTTACTGGAAATGCTTCCTCTTGATAATTTTGACCTGATCTGCGGAGTTCCTTATGCTGCCCTTCCGATGGCTACTGCCATGTCGTTGGAAAGTTACATTCCATTAATTATTAAAAGAAAAGAAGCTAAAAACTACGGAACCAAAAAGCTAATCGAAGGGATTTATCAGAAGGGACAAAACTGTCTATTGGTGGAAGATGTGATCACTTCGGGAAAATCTTTAATAGAGACCATTGCGGAAGTAGAGCAGGAAGATCTTAAAGTAGCAGATATCGTAGTCGTTTTAGACAGGGAACAGGGCGGTAAAGAGCTTCTGGAAAGCAAAGGATACAGAGTTCACACCCTTTTTAATATTTCTGAAGTATGCACAATTCTTCAGGAGACAGGCGAATTATCTGATGAGGAAGTAAAAAGAATTCAGGACTTCCTACAGGGAAATCATATCCAGTTTGAAGAAAAACTACGGTCTTCTTATGAGAAAAAACTGGAGAGTGCACAACATTCCGTTTCAAAAAAATTATTAGAGACTGCTTTAGCAAAAAAATCAAACCTTATTGCTTCAGCTGATGTTACGACCACTCATGAGTTATTGGCTCTGGCTGAAAAAGTAGGTCCTCATGTGATTGCATTAAAAACCCATATCGACATTATTTCTGATTTCGATTATGAAAAGACAATTAAACCATTAAAAGCTCTGGCTGAGAAACATCAGTTTCTGCTGATGGAGGACAGGAAATTTGCGGATATCGGGAATACACAGGAGCTTCAGTTCACCAGTGGCGTTTTTAAAATTACGGATTGGGCAGATTTTGTAACCTCCCAGGTAATCGGAGGTTTTGAGTCTTTAGACTGTTTCAGGAATGTAGGGGTCGTGGCTATTATAGGGATGTCTTCCAAAGGAACATTAACTACTAACAGTTACAGAGAAGAAGCACTTAAAATTGCCCTATCCCATCCTAATGTTATCGGAGGAGTTTCACAAAATGCAATTCCTGAAGATCTTTTATTATTCACTCCGGGTGTAAATTTAGCAGATTCAGGAGACGGAAAAGGTCAGCAGTATAATACGCCGGAACATGTATTTAAGACTCTTCATACCGATTTTATTATTGTAGGAAGAGGAATTTATAAGTCGGACAATCCGGAGCAGGCAGCTACAACTTATAAAAATGAAGGCTGGAATGCTTATTTGAATTCTTTAGATAAAAAGTAA